A stretch of Mucilaginibacter terrae DNA encodes these proteins:
- a CDS encoding amidohydrolase, which yields MDNLKITTYQGYLFWENIDKNLQNISLRLSGVRTSTDLVILPEMFNTGFTMNAEKLAEPMGGKTMQWMQTTAHKMNCVVTGSLIITEDGKYYNRLIWMRPDGSYEHYDKRHLFALGKEDETYTAGTKKLIVELQGWKICPMICYDLRFPVWLRNVNAEYDLLIIVANWPERRSLHWRTLIPARAVENQAYVIGLNRFGYDGNEVFHSGDSMCIDPNGKVIYYKPNEEDIYTFSINAEELIKTRRALPFLRDADEFHLD from the coding sequence ATGGATAATTTAAAAATTACGACCTATCAGGGCTACCTGTTTTGGGAAAACATAGATAAAAACCTGCAAAACATTTCGTTGCGCTTGTCGGGAGTACGTACGTCTACTGATTTGGTTATCCTGCCCGAGATGTTCAATACCGGTTTTACCATGAATGCCGAGAAACTGGCCGAACCCATGGGCGGTAAAACCATGCAATGGATGCAGACCACCGCACATAAAATGAATTGTGTGGTAACCGGCAGTTTAATTATTACCGAAGACGGCAAGTACTACAACCGCCTTATTTGGATGCGCCCCGACGGCAGTTACGAGCATTACGACAAACGGCACCTTTTTGCCTTAGGCAAGGAAGACGAAACCTACACAGCAGGTACCAAAAAGCTTATTGTTGAACTGCAGGGCTGGAAAATTTGCCCTATGATATGCTATGACTTACGCTTCCCGGTTTGGTTGCGCAATGTTAATGCCGAATATGATTTACTTATTATAGTTGCCAACTGGCCGGAACGCCGCTCACTGCACTGGCGCACCTTAATACCAGCGCGTGCGGTTGAAAACCAGGCTTATGTAATTGGCCTAAACCGTTTTGGTTATGATGGTAATGAGGTTTTCCATTCGGGCGACTCTATGTGTATTGACCCTAATGGCAAAGTAATTTATTACAAGCCTAACGAAGAGGATATTTACACCTTTAGTATAAATGCCGAAGAACTGATTAAAACACGCCGTGCACTCCCCTTTTTACGCGATGCGGATGAATTTCATTTAGACTAA
- a CDS encoding GH92 family glycosyl hydrolase, producing the protein MRIVKQVLPVLSSCLLFVFTASAQKKKDYTPFVDPFIGTGGHGHTFPGATVPFGMVQLSPDTRLEGWDGCSGYHYSDTTVYGFSHTHLSGTGIADYCDILFMPTTGHPRFLNKEYSSGFKKAAEQASPGYYKTHLDKYDVDVELTATQRTGLHKYSYPYSNQANIIIDLNHRDKVLNSWIEVINDHEIRGFRQSKSWADNQYVYFHAKFSKPFKTYGIASNNVLQQGKQKAEGTNIKMFVQFDDPKEVLVKVGISAVSAEGALKNLDAEVKDFDFKRVVKDAKAAWNTELNKIAIEGGGPPVPQQQQNYNMNPYGYGTPQQTKKPVFQDYSKIKQTIFYTALYHCMIAPNIYNDIDGQYRGLDGNIHTAQGFNYYTVFSLWDTFRAEHPLLTLIDKKRTLDFIKTFLAMYEQGGLLPIWPLASNETYCMIGNHAIPVIADAYSKGVRDFDAGKALEAMKAASNRNQFGLDSYRANGAVLSDTENESVSKTLEYAYDDWCIAQMAKMMNKPDDYATYIRRAQYWKNIYNNQTGFMQARVNGSWFTPFNPTEVNNNYTEGNAWHYSFFAPQDVEGLAKAMGGKEKLEEKLDELFTTTEKLSGREQADVTGLIGQYAHGNEPSHHMAYLYNFTANPEKTQMRLKDIFRTQYSDKPDGLAGNEDCGQMSAWYVMSALGLYNIAPGQQQFLIGLPQFEKAVISLENGKKFTVLNSGTAVSLNNTYLQGMNFDKKPYNKLYIDYDNIINGGEFEIFTGRLPNQIFVQELEKPTSKITDSLIVPTPGFISPSRTFKQPITVAINCADLNAKIFYTLDGSMPSISSNVFSKPLTVTATTTIKAIAVNNGKSSFVNIGTFTQLHGNTKITLINRYLPNYAATGNEALIDGLYGTKNWRTGNAWQGFQGKDLEAVIDLGAVKPVKQIGLNALQDTQAWIVFPQQVTYSLSDDGKTYRSPVTVTTKVAVDSMGSQIQAFTAPVTGKARYIKVVAKQYGPLPQWHESKGSPSYIFADEIKVD; encoded by the coding sequence ATGAGAATCGTTAAACAAGTACTTCCGGTACTTTCCTCTTGTTTACTGTTTGTTTTTACAGCATCGGCACAAAAAAAGAAAGACTACACCCCTTTTGTTGATCCTTTTATAGGCACCGGTGGTCATGGCCATACTTTTCCGGGAGCTACCGTTCCGTTTGGAATGGTGCAGTTAAGCCCCGATACCCGGCTTGAGGGCTGGGATGGGTGTTCGGGATACCATTATTCAGATACCACAGTATATGGTTTTTCGCACACACATTTAAGCGGAACAGGTATTGCCGATTATTGTGATATACTATTTATGCCCACTACCGGCCACCCCCGTTTCCTCAATAAAGAATACAGCTCGGGTTTTAAAAAAGCTGCAGAACAGGCATCTCCCGGATATTACAAAACTCATTTAGATAAGTACGATGTTGATGTTGAGCTTACTGCTACTCAACGCACCGGTTTACATAAATACAGCTATCCATATAGTAATCAGGCTAATATAATTATTGATTTAAATCACCGGGATAAAGTCTTAAACTCATGGATAGAGGTAATTAACGACCATGAGATACGCGGCTTCCGCCAATCCAAATCATGGGCCGATAATCAGTATGTATATTTTCACGCCAAGTTTTCGAAGCCATTTAAAACTTATGGCATAGCATCAAACAACGTATTGCAACAAGGCAAACAAAAAGCTGAAGGTACAAATATCAAAATGTTTGTGCAGTTTGATGATCCTAAAGAGGTACTGGTAAAAGTTGGCATATCGGCTGTTAGCGCAGAGGGTGCCTTAAAAAACCTTGATGCCGAAGTAAAAGACTTTGATTTTAAAAGGGTTGTTAAAGATGCCAAAGCCGCCTGGAATACTGAGCTTAATAAAATAGCTATTGAAGGCGGTGGGCCGCCGGTGCCCCAGCAGCAGCAAAATTACAACATGAACCCGTATGGGTATGGAACCCCGCAGCAAACTAAGAAACCGGTTTTTCAAGATTATTCAAAAATAAAGCAAACCATATTTTATACTGCATTGTACCACTGCATGATAGCTCCAAATATCTACAATGATATTGACGGTCAGTATCGTGGTTTAGATGGCAACATTCATACGGCACAGGGTTTTAATTATTACACGGTATTCTCACTTTGGGATACCTTCCGGGCCGAGCACCCGCTGCTTACACTTATCGACAAAAAACGCACGCTGGATTTTATTAAAACATTTTTAGCCATGTATGAGCAGGGTGGCTTGCTGCCCATATGGCCTTTGGCTTCAAACGAAACTTATTGCATGATAGGTAACCATGCTATCCCGGTGATAGCTGATGCTTACAGCAAAGGCGTGCGCGATTTTGACGCCGGTAAAGCTTTAGAAGCCATGAAAGCAGCATCGAACCGAAATCAATTTGGACTTGATTCGTATCGCGCTAACGGAGCTGTTTTAAGTGATACGGAAAACGAATCGGTATCAAAAACATTAGAATATGCTTACGATGATTGGTGCATAGCCCAAATGGCCAAAATGATGAACAAGCCCGATGATTATGCCACCTATATTAGGCGCGCACAATACTGGAAAAACATTTATAACAACCAAACCGGGTTTATGCAGGCCCGTGTTAACGGTAGCTGGTTTACCCCTTTTAACCCTACCGAGGTAAATAACAATTATACCGAAGGCAACGCCTGGCACTACAGCTTTTTTGCCCCGCAGGATGTTGAAGGCCTGGCAAAAGCCATGGGCGGCAAAGAAAAACTGGAAGAAAAACTGGACGAGCTATTTACCACCACCGAAAAATTAAGCGGTCGTGAGCAAGCCGATGTTACTGGTCTAATTGGACAGTATGCACATGGTAACGAACCAAGCCACCACATGGCTTACCTATACAACTTTACTGCCAACCCGGAAAAGACACAAATGCGACTGAAAGACATTTTCAGGACACAGTATAGCGATAAACCCGATGGCTTGGCTGGTAACGAAGATTGCGGACAGATGTCGGCCTGGTATGTAATGAGCGCTTTGGGCTTATACAATATAGCACCGGGGCAACAGCAGTTTTTAATAGGTTTGCCCCAGTTTGAAAAGGCCGTTATATCGTTAGAGAACGGCAAGAAATTTACCGTACTTAACTCGGGCACAGCAGTTAGCCTCAACAATACTTACCTGCAAGGCATGAATTTCGACAAAAAGCCGTACAACAAGCTTTATATAGATTATGACAACATTATAAATGGCGGTGAATTTGAAATATTTACCGGTAGGTTGCCTAACCAGATCTTTGTGCAGGAGCTGGAAAAACCAACTTCAAAAATAACCGATTCGCTGATAGTACCCACGCCGGGTTTTATCAGTCCGTCGCGTACATTTAAACAGCCTATTACCGTAGCCATTAACTGTGCCGACCTCAATGCAAAAATATTCTACACGCTTGATGGCAGCATGCCCAGCATAAGCTCAAACGTATTTAGCAAGCCTTTAACAGTTACAGCTACTACCACCATTAAAGCTATTGCGGTTAATAATGGTAAAAGTAGCTTTGTTAATATCGGTACCTTTACGCAATTACACGGTAATACAAAAATAACTCTTATAAATAGGTATCTACCCAATTATGCTGCCACCGGTAACGAAGCATTAATTGACGGCCTGTACGGCACCAAAAATTGGCGTACAGGCAATGCCTGGCAAGGTTTCCAGGGAAAAGATTTGGAGGCGGTAATTGATTTAGGCGCCGTTAAACCCGTAAAGCAAATTGGCCTGAACGCCTTACAAGATACCCAGGCCTGGATCGTGTTTCCGCAGCAGGTAACCTATTCATTATCTGATGATGGGAAAACTTACCGTTCGCCTGTTACGGTCACTACCAAAGTAGCGGTGGATAGTATGGGCTCACAAATACAGGCTTTTACAGCCCCGGTAACAGGCAAGGCCCGCTACATTAAAGTTGTTGCCAAACAATACGGCCCACTACCGCAATGGCATGAAAGCAAAGGCAGTCCTTCGTATATTTTTGCTGATGAGATTAAGGTGGATTGA
- a CDS encoding peroxiredoxin, translating to MSLRLGDKAPNFKAQTSIGDIDFYEFLGDSWGVLFSHPADYTPVCTTELGRTAALKDEFEKRNVKVAALSVDSVESHHGWISDINETQNVEVNFPIIADENREISEAYDMIHPNASLTATVRSLFIIAPDKSIKLIITYPASTGRNFVEILRVIDSLQLTANYSVATPADWKEGEDVVITPAVKDEEIEARFPKGYTRVKPYLRLTPQPNK from the coding sequence ATGAGCTTAAGATTAGGCGATAAAGCCCCCAACTTCAAAGCACAAACTTCTATTGGTGACATTGATTTTTATGAATTTTTAGGCGATAGCTGGGGCGTGCTATTTTCGCACCCGGCCGATTATACACCGGTTTGTACCACCGAACTGGGCCGTACCGCAGCATTGAAAGACGAATTTGAAAAACGTAATGTAAAAGTGGCCGCCCTGAGTGTAGACTCGGTTGAATCACATCACGGCTGGATCAGCGATATTAATGAAACTCAAAACGTAGAAGTAAACTTCCCCATCATAGCCGACGAAAACCGTGAGATTTCTGAAGCGTATGATATGATTCACCCTAACGCATCGTTAACAGCCACTGTACGTTCGTTATTTATCATTGCGCCAGATAAGAGCATTAAACTTATCATTACCTACCCGGCATCAACCGGTCGTAATTTTGTAGAAATTTTGCGCGTTATCGACTCGTTACAGCTTACCGCCAACTACAGTGTAGCCACCCCGGCCGACTGGAAAGAAGGCGAAGACGTAGTAATTACTCCTGCCGTAAAAGACGAAGAAATTGAAGCCCGTTTCCCTAAAGGATACACCCGTGTTAAGCCGTATTTGCGTTTAACGCCACAGCCTAATAAGTAA
- a CDS encoding OsmC family protein, translated as MEEQKKSVAQGKASITRAHYQTIATSGNHAVVADEPSDLGGTDTGMTPFGLLLASLGSCTAITLRMYIDRKMWIVDEINVDLEIFAMPDGNLIETRIHFKGELIDEQVERLLDIAKKCPVHKLLTGNIMIETKII; from the coding sequence ATGGAAGAACAAAAAAAATCAGTTGCCCAGGGCAAAGCCAGTATAACCCGCGCCCATTATCAAACCATTGCCACCAGCGGAAACCATGCTGTTGTTGCCGATGAACCAAGTGATTTAGGCGGAACCGATACCGGCATGACCCCATTTGGCTTATTACTGGCCAGCCTGGGCAGTTGCACAGCTATTACTCTACGTATGTACATTGACCGCAAAATGTGGATAGTAGATGAAATAAACGTTGACCTGGAGATATTTGCCATGCCTGATGGAAACCTCATTGAAACCCGGATACATTTTAAAGGCGAGCTGATTGACGAGCAGGTTGAACGGTTATTAGATATTGCTAAAAAATGTCCTGTTCACAAGTTACTTACGGGCAATATTATGATTGAGACAAAGATAATATAA
- the rpmA gene encoding 50S ribosomal protein L27, with protein MAHKKGAGSSKNGRESHSKRLGIKIFGGQAAIAGNIIVRQRGTRHNPGLNVGIGRDHTLFALTDGQVVFKKKADNRSYVSVLPYEAAEVAVEVAPVAAAAVEAEVAPVKAKKAPKAKVEEVEEAPKAETATEGEEVVAE; from the coding sequence ATGGCTCACAAAAAAGGTGCGGGTAGTTCGAAGAACGGCCGCGAATCGCATAGCAAACGCTTAGGTATCAAGATTTTCGGTGGTCAGGCTGCTATTGCAGGTAACATCATCGTTCGTCAGCGTGGTACCCGTCATAACCCGGGCTTAAACGTAGGTATTGGTCGCGACCATACTTTATTTGCCTTAACAGACGGTCAGGTAGTTTTCAAAAAGAAAGCTGATAACCGTTCATACGTATCGGTATTACCATACGAAGCTGCTGAAGTAGCAGTTGAAGTTGCTCCTGTGGCTGCCGCAGCTGTTGAAGCAGAAGTTGCTCCGGTAAAAGCTAAAAAAGCTCCTAAAGCTAAAGTTGAAGAAGTAGAAGAGGCCCCTAAAGCTGAAACTGCTACCGAAGGCGAAGAAGTTGTAGCTGAGTAA
- the rplU gene encoding 50S ribosomal protein L21, with protein sequence MYAIVDIAGQQFKVAKDQHIFVHRLQGDEGANIEFDKVLLAENEGKFSLGSALSGAKVSATILSHVKGEKVLVFKKKRRKGYKKKNGHRQQFTKIAITGITL encoded by the coding sequence ATGTACGCAATAGTAGATATAGCCGGGCAACAGTTTAAAGTTGCAAAAGACCAGCACATCTTTGTACACCGCTTACAAGGAGATGAGGGCGCTAATATTGAATTTGACAAAGTATTGTTAGCAGAAAACGAAGGTAAATTTTCGTTAGGTAGCGCGTTAAGCGGTGCTAAAGTTTCAGCTACGATCCTGTCTCATGTAAAAGGTGAAAAAGTTCTGGTTTTCAAAAAGAAACGCAGAAAAGGTTACAAAAAGAAAAACGGTCACCGTCAGCAATTCACTAAAATTGCCATCACAGGTATTACATTATAA
- a CDS encoding dicarboxylate/amino acid:cation symporter: protein MKQSKLTLFIFLALVLGVITGYLYNVTVIKEYNDKITTVDTRVKAIDTRIVQLNDTTVAEFTSLKAERVTILKERKDADTSREDKLVGFSILSDIFLRLIKMIVAPLVFTTLVVGVAKVGDIGAVGRIGGKTMLWFLSATLVSLLLGMMLVNFFKPGETMHIPLPDSHLSTGIQKTALSLRDFISHVFPKSFVESMANNEILQIVVFALFFGVATGAIGEKGEIVIKAMDAIAHVILKITGYVMLVAPLAVFGAITAVIARQGLGILSTYAIFIGEFYFSLVVLWLVILLAGFAVLGKRAFTLLNRIKDAMLVAFSTSTSEAAYPRILMELERFGCNNKIVSFVLPLGYSFNLDGSMMYMTFASLFLAQSYGIHLAFGQQLSMLLVLMLTSKGIAGVPRASLVVIAGTIAMFDIPEAGLALLIGIDPLLDMGRSATNVLGNAMATAVVSKWEGELKN, encoded by the coding sequence ATGAAGCAGAGCAAACTTACCCTTTTTATCTTTTTAGCCCTCGTTTTAGGCGTTATTACAGGATATTTATACAATGTTACTGTAATAAAAGAGTATAACGACAAAATAACGACTGTTGATACCCGTGTAAAAGCAATCGATACGCGTATCGTTCAATTAAACGACACCACCGTTGCCGAATTTACCAGCCTTAAAGCCGAACGCGTTACTATATTAAAAGAACGAAAAGATGCCGATACCAGTCGCGAAGATAAACTGGTAGGCTTTAGTATACTCAGCGATATTTTCCTGCGCCTTATAAAAATGATCGTAGCACCACTGGTATTTACCACGCTTGTAGTAGGTGTTGCCAAAGTGGGCGATATTGGCGCGGTAGGCCGTATCGGCGGTAAAACCATGTTATGGTTTTTGAGTGCTACCCTGGTATCATTGCTATTAGGTATGATGCTGGTTAACTTTTTTAAACCGGGTGAAACCATGCATATCCCGCTGCCCGATAGCCATTTAAGTACAGGTATACAAAAAACTGCTTTATCCCTGCGCGATTTTATCAGCCACGTGTTTCCAAAAAGCTTTGTGGAATCGATGGCCAATAACGAGATATTGCAAATTGTGGTGTTTGCCCTGTTCTTTGGCGTAGCCACCGGTGCCATTGGCGAAAAAGGTGAAATAGTGATCAAAGCCATGGATGCCATTGCTCATGTGATCCTTAAAATAACCGGTTATGTTATGCTGGTTGCTCCATTGGCTGTTTTTGGGGCCATAACGGCAGTAATTGCGCGCCAAGGTTTAGGTATTTTATCAACCTATGCTATTTTTATAGGAGAGTTCTATTTCTCGCTGGTGGTTTTGTGGTTAGTAATATTACTGGCCGGTTTTGCAGTTTTGGGTAAACGTGCATTTACGTTGCTTAACCGCATTAAGGATGCCATGCTGGTAGCTTTCAGTACTTCAACCAGCGAGGCTGCTTACCCACGTATTTTAATGGAACTGGAGCGCTTTGGCTGTAATAATAAGATCGTGAGCTTTGTGTTGCCGTTGGGTTACTCTTTTAATCTTGATGGTTCGATGATGTACATGACCTTTGCGTCGTTGTTTTTGGCGCAATCGTATGGTATACATTTAGCTTTTGGTCAGCAACTTTCCATGTTGTTGGTGCTTATGTTAACCAGTAAAGGTATTGCCGGCGTTCCGCGTGCATCGTTGGTGGTTATTGCCGGTACTATTGCCATGTTTGATATTCCCGAGGCTGGTTTAGCTTTATTAATTGGCATCGATCCATTGTTAGATATGGGCCGCTCTGCAACCAACGTATTGGGTAACGCCATGGCAACCGCCGTAGTTAGTAAATGGGAGGGAGAGCTGAAGAATTAA
- a CDS encoding RNA polymerase sigma factor, with protein MADKDAAFRQIFESNSKKIFRLCYGYTGDEDAAHDLLQETFVKVWQNLDKFRNTAMISTWIYRIAVNTCLTYLRSEKRQAKEELTPQFAESHKEEFSEKNEQVALLYKCIARLEESERIIITMVLDELPYPEIADISGISEGNLRVKIHRIKQKLTDLYNQYERL; from the coding sequence GTGGCTGATAAAGATGCTGCCTTCAGGCAGATATTCGAATCGAACTCAAAAAAAATATTCCGCCTGTGCTACGGTTATACCGGCGACGAGGATGCAGCGCACGACCTGTTGCAGGAAACTTTTGTTAAGGTTTGGCAAAACCTTGATAAGTTTCGCAACACGGCCATGATTTCGACATGGATATACCGTATTGCCGTAAACACGTGCTTAACTTACCTGCGCTCAGAAAAACGCCAGGCCAAGGAAGAACTCACCCCGCAATTTGCAGAAAGCCACAAAGAAGAATTTTCAGAAAAAAACGAACAGGTAGCGCTGCTGTACAAGTGTATAGCCAGGCTCGAAGAATCAGAAAGAATCATAATTACTATGGTGCTTGATGAACTACCCTACCCCGAAATTGCCGACATATCGGGTATATCCGAAGGCAACCTGCGGGTTAAAATTCATCGTATTAAACAAAAGCTAACCGATTTATATAATCAATATGAAAGACTTTGA
- a CDS encoding serine hydrolase domain-containing protein, with translation MKMHLAIVALLIAGTTSVNAQQKTKSTYYFPPAGAWQTQAPAQLGLSADAIRQTISFAKEHEAKASRNGELAQFQSFGKEPFSEAVGPLTDRGGSTGIIIHKGYIVAQWGELNRVDIVNSVTKSLLSTVIGLAVDRGLIKSTVDTVANYVPFVELYNFGINNPVREDVQNSIIYPFASAHNRKLTWEVMLRQTSDWEGTLWGKPDWADRPQGEIEQYKTRQSNEPGSIYKYNDVRVNALALAATSVWRKPLPQVLKENIMDPIGASTTWRWTGYRTSWIVMDGQPVQSVSGGGHWGGGAFINAYDMARFGLLTLRQGNWNGKQLISKQWVKQALTPTTANKGYGYMNWFLNTDKKMLPSAPETAWVHIGNGTNMIYCDPEHDVVMVVRWIENKDMDGVVKTLLAAFKK, from the coding sequence ATGAAAATGCATTTGGCTATTGTTGCCCTGCTTATTGCCGGCACTACTTCTGTTAACGCTCAACAAAAGACAAAATCAACATACTACTTCCCTCCTGCCGGTGCGTGGCAAACACAGGCTCCTGCACAGTTGGGATTAAGTGCTGATGCTATTCGGCAAACTATAAGCTTTGCAAAAGAGCATGAGGCCAAAGCCTCGCGTAATGGTGAGCTTGCACAATTTCAGAGTTTTGGTAAGGAACCGTTTAGCGAAGCCGTAGGTCCGCTTACCGACCGTGGCGGCTCCACCGGCATCATCATACATAAAGGTTACATTGTTGCCCAATGGGGCGAACTTAACCGCGTTGATATCGTGAACAGCGTGACCAAAAGCCTGTTATCAACCGTTATTGGTTTAGCTGTTGACCGGGGACTTATTAAAAGCACCGTGGATACCGTGGCTAATTATGTTCCGTTTGTAGAGTTGTATAACTTTGGCATTAATAACCCCGTGCGCGAAGATGTTCAAAACAGTATTATTTACCCATTTGCATCGGCACACAATCGCAAGCTTACGTGGGAGGTGATGCTGCGCCAAACCAGCGACTGGGAAGGCACGCTTTGGGGCAAACCCGATTGGGCCGACCGTCCGCAAGGAGAAATAGAGCAATACAAAACCCGCCAGAGTAACGAGCCGGGCAGCATTTATAAATACAATGACGTACGCGTAAATGCCTTAGCATTAGCGGCAACATCAGTATGGCGTAAACCTTTGCCACAGGTGCTTAAAGAAAACATTATGGACCCCATAGGCGCTTCAACTACCTGGCGCTGGACGGGCTACCGCACTTCATGGATAGTGATGGACGGCCAGCCTGTGCAATCGGTTAGCGGTGGCGGTCATTGGGGCGGCGGAGCGTTTATTAACGCTTATGATATGGCACGCTTTGGCTTGCTCACCCTGCGCCAGGGTAACTGGAACGGCAAACAACTCATCAGCAAGCAATGGGTTAAGCAGGCGCTTACCCCAACCACGGCTAACAAAGGTTACGGCTATATGAACTGGTTTTTAAATACCGATAAAAAAATGCTACCATCGGCCCCCGAAACGGCTTGGGTACACATAGGCAACGGCACCAACATGATTTATTGCGACCCCGAACATGATGTGGTTATGGTAGTGCGTTGGATTGAGAATAAAGACATGGATGGCGTAGTGAAGACTTTGTTGGCAGCGTTTAAGAAATGA
- the cls gene encoding cardiolipin synthase produces the protein MRFDWVTVTEVLYILGVTAVCFRIIYDTRSSAKTLAYLLLTIFLPVIGAIIYFSVGLNYRKRRLYDKKIIKDTQLQLQIQDRISVAFEQRLQNASPELRQFERLAQLSLTNSWSPLTGGNRVKLLINGEEKFKEVIDALKHAQYHIHLEYYIFEDGNIGQEIKNILIEKARQGVEVRFIYDDFGSRSIRHDLVEELKEAGVQAYPFYRILFLALANRLNYRNHRKIIIIDGHTAFTGGINVSDRYINSPSEPDKLYWRDTHLRIDGPGTYYLQYLFIGDWNFCSDIYLEPNRKYFDLNPEGDNDVTVQVVGSGPDSEQSTILLSLLSAISQAQSQICITTPYFIPGDSLIDALTMAVLSGVEVTLLVPERSDSLFVDYAAKSYYDDLLDAGVKIYQYQKGFIHAKTMVVDSRLCIVGTANMDYRSFDLNFEVNTIVYDKTIAQQLKDVFTNDLKDAVLINTAEWDKRPWYKHLPERLARLLSPLL, from the coding sequence ATGCGTTTTGACTGGGTAACAGTAACCGAAGTTTTGTATATACTGGGCGTAACCGCCGTTTGTTTCAGAATTATTTATGATACACGGTCATCGGCTAAAACACTTGCATACTTACTTCTTACCATCTTTTTGCCCGTTATTGGCGCTATTATTTACTTTTCGGTTGGCTTAAACTACCGTAAGCGCAGACTCTACGACAAAAAAATCATTAAAGACACGCAACTGCAGTTGCAGATACAAGACCGAATTTCGGTAGCTTTTGAACAACGCTTGCAAAACGCATCTCCCGAGTTAAGGCAGTTTGAACGGCTTGCGCAATTGTCGCTTACCAACAGCTGGAGCCCACTTACTGGTGGCAACCGGGTAAAACTGTTGATTAACGGCGAAGAAAAGTTTAAGGAAGTGATAGATGCCCTTAAACACGCGCAGTATCACATCCATCTCGAATACTATATTTTTGAGGACGGCAACATAGGCCAGGAGATCAAAAACATTTTGATCGAAAAAGCCCGGCAAGGTGTTGAAGTCCGCTTTATTTACGATGATTTTGGCAGCCGCTCCATACGCCATGATTTGGTAGAAGAATTGAAAGAGGCCGGAGTGCAAGCCTATCCGTTTTATCGTATACTGTTTTTAGCCCTGGCCAACAGGCTTAATTACCGCAATCACCGCAAAATTATTATCATCGACGGTCATACGGCATTTACAGGTGGCATTAACGTGAGCGACAGGTATATTAATTCGCCCAGTGAACCTGATAAATTATATTGGCGCGATACGCACTTACGGATCGACGGCCCCGGCACTTACTATTTGCAATATTTATTTATAGGCGATTGGAATTTTTGCTCAGACATTTATCTCGAACCCAACCGCAAGTACTTTGATCTCAATCCCGAAGGGGATAATGATGTAACTGTACAGGTGGTGGGCAGCGGCCCCGATTCAGAGCAATCGACCATATTACTATCACTACTTAGTGCCATAAGCCAGGCACAAAGCCAGATATGTATCACTACCCCTTATTTTATACCCGGCGATAGTTTGATTGATGCCCTTACCATGGCCGTGCTGAGCGGGGTAGAGGTAACACTTTTGGTGCCCGAACGCTCCGACTCGTTATTTGTTGATTATGCGGCCAAATCATATTACGATGATTTGCTGGATGCGGGTGTTAAGATATACCAATATCAAAAAGGCTTCATCCACGCCAAAACTATGGTGGTTGACAGCCGTTTATGTATTGTAGGTACGGCCAATATGGATTATCGCAGCTTTGACCTTAATTTCGAAGTAAATACTATTGTTTACGATAAAACTATTGCCCAGCAACTCAAAGACGTTTTTACCAACGATTTAAAAGACGCCGTGCTCATTAACACCGCCGAGTGGGATAAACGCCCGTGGTACAAGCATTTGCCCGAAAGACTGGCAAGGCTGTTATCGCCTTTGTTGTAA